A genomic window from Labeo rohita strain BAU-BD-2019 chromosome 6, IGBB_LRoh.1.0, whole genome shotgun sequence includes:
- the rgs8 gene encoding regulator of G-protein signaling 8: MKTRLGCLSNKSDSCSDFSEFLPPAQERSTRYLKLSTDEVTRWADSFDALLSNKYGLAAFRTFLKTEFSDENIEFWLACEDYKKIKSPAKMMSKANKIYKEFIDVHAPREVNIDHRTREETKQRLLEPTPNSLNEVQAKVYSLMEKDSYPRFIRSKIYQDLLNRTQIYCQRKSV; the protein is encoded by the exons ATGAAAACTAGACTAGGGTGCCTGTCTAACAAATCAGACTCATGCAGCGATTTTTCAGAATTCCTGCCTCCTGCTCAGGAGAGATCCACAAGATACTTGAA GTTATCCACGGATGAAGTGACCAGATGGGCAGATTCATTTGACGCTCTGCTCTCCAATAAAT ATGGTTTGGCAGCCTTCAGAACCTTCCTCAAAACAGAGTTCAGTGATGAAAACATCGAGTTCTGGTTGGCTTGTGAGGACTATAAAAAGATCAAATCCCCTGCTAAGATGATGTCTAAGGCCAATAAGATCTACAAAGAATTTATTGACGTTCATGCACCCAGAGAG GTTAACATAGACCACAGGACCAGAGAGGAAACCAAACAGAGGCTTCTGGAACCAACTCCCAACAGTCTCAATGAAGTCCAAGCGAAAGTGTACAGCCTCATGGAGAAAGACTCCTATCCTCGGTTTATAAGGTCAAAGATCTATCAGGACTTATTGAACAGGACACAGATATACTGTCAGAGGAAATCTGTTTAA